In the Topomyia yanbarensis strain Yona2022 chromosome 3, ASM3024719v1, whole genome shotgun sequence genome, one interval contains:
- the LOC131693493 gene encoding checkpoint protein HUS1, which produces MKFRAIINDTIHMRELFNIITTCSRINRNIVINVQPSKFFIQIETEVEAAQCLWCEIDASNRSGFFSEYVMDGVDEAHNQIFLTALAANLVRALSSLRNTSVNDVKLKLVKTDIACLMVEINGIMNNDSDVMCPKIQHAIPVTVAPRSEWKNFNLPLDMDYDLTIVMPSFKSLQGLIDKMKNLAPAVTIYVTLAGELSLVVETDVVTVGSHYKRLQSGRARRPNNADDAAEEVESLTEAACRVDSKKLATLLESLNCFNMKMIANIKHETLFNVTYEMKDNVFMNFVLPAVEFE; this is translated from the coding sequence ATGAAATTCCGCGCCATAATAAACGATACCATTCACATGCGGGAACTGTTTAATATCATAACGACATGTTCGCGTATCAACCGAAACATAGTTATCAACGTGCAACCGTCCAAGTTTTTCATCCAGATAGAAACGGAAGTAGAAGCCGCTCAGTGCCTTTGGTGCGAGATCGATGCATCAAATCGTTCTGGCTTTTTCAGTGAGTACGTCATGGACGGAGTGGACGAGGCACACAATCAAATCTTTCTCACTGCCCTGGCAGCTAATCTGGTTCGTGCGTTGTCCTCCCTGCGAAATACATCCGTTAACGATGTGAAGCTTAAGCTAGTCAAAACAGATATCGCCTGCCTGATGGTTGAAATAAATGGTATAATGAACAATGATAGCGACGTCATGTGTCCTAAAATACAGCATGCTATCCCTGTAACGGTCGCGCCTCGAAGCGAATGGAAAAACTTTAACCTGCCGCTGGATATGGACTACGATCTGACAATCGTAATGCCTTCATTCAAATCCCTCCAAGGTTTGATTGACAAAATGAAGAATCTTGCGCCAGCGGTTACAATTTACGTAACATTGGCCGGAGAGCTTTCGTTAGTGGTGGAAACGGACGTGGTTACCGTGGGCAGTCACTACAAGCGCCTGCAGAGTGGCAGGGCACGACGTCCGAATAATGCCGATGATGCTGCGGAGGAAGTGGAATCGTTAACGGAAGCAGCTTGTAGGGTGGATTCGAAGAAACTCGCCACCCTCCTGGAgagtttgaattgtttcaacaTGAAAATGATCGCCAACATCAAACATGAAACCTTATTTAACGTGACGTATGAAATGAAGGATAACGTGTTTATGAACTTTGTACTGCCAGCGGTTGAATTCGAATAA